One genomic region from Leptospira tipperaryensis encodes:
- a CDS encoding SRPBCC family protein yields the protein MSEGMNIIIPEFTLSRSFNAPRELVWKAWTEPKRLAEWWGPTGLTMGVVHLDLKPGGLFHYSMKTPDGQIMWGRFLYREITPPEKLVYIVSFSDENAGITRHPMAENWPAEILNTVLFTEEKGKTTLSLKGTPINATPEEIKVFGDNFPSMDKGFTGTLDQLEAYLAKQ from the coding sequence ATGAGCGAAGGAATGAATATTATAATTCCTGAATTTACTCTTTCAAGATCCTTCAACGCCCCCCGCGAACTCGTTTGGAAAGCCTGGACGGAACCGAAAAGACTCGCAGAATGGTGGGGCCCTACGGGTCTTACGATGGGGGTCGTTCATTTGGATTTAAAACCCGGCGGATTATTTCACTACAGTATGAAAACGCCGGACGGACAAATCATGTGGGGAAGATTCCTTTATCGGGAGATCACACCTCCGGAAAAGCTCGTATATATAGTTTCCTTTTCCGATGAGAACGCCGGCATCACCCGTCATCCGATGGCGGAGAATTGGCCCGCGGAGATTTTAAATACCGTACTTTTTACGGAAGAAAAGGGAAAGACCACCCTTAGTTTAAAAGGAACGCCGATCAACGCAACACCGGAAGAGATCAAAGTTTTCGGAGACAACTTCCCATCGATGGATAAAGGATTCACGGGAACTCTGGATCAACTCGAAGCGTATCTGGCAAAACAGTAA
- a CDS encoding SRPBCC family protein, translating to MSMFKLILLSIVGLLIVVIVILLVVAATKPDDFRYQRSISIQAPPEKVFPLISDFHTWAQWSPWEKIDPSMKKTYSGPTNGVGTTYEWEGNKDIGKGRMEITEANSPSKIIIKLDFLAPFEAHNMAEFTLAKNGDTTQVTWVMYGKNLFFSKVISIFLNMDAMIGKQFETGLENLKRIGEGK from the coding sequence ATGTCTATGTTCAAACTCATTTTACTTTCTATCGTCGGTCTATTGATCGTCGTCATCGTGATCCTTCTCGTAGTCGCAGCTACAAAGCCGGACGATTTTCGCTATCAAAGATCGATATCCATTCAAGCGCCTCCGGAGAAAGTTTTTCCGTTGATCAGCGACTTTCATACCTGGGCTCAGTGGTCTCCTTGGGAAAAGATCGACCCTTCGATGAAAAAGACTTATAGCGGCCCGACAAACGGAGTCGGTACAACTTACGAGTGGGAAGGGAACAAGGATATCGGAAAAGGTCGTATGGAAATTACGGAAGCGAATTCTCCTTCGAAGATCATCATCAAACTGGATTTTTTAGCTCCGTTCGAAGCCCATAATATGGCTGAATTTACATTAGCAAAGAACGGCGATACGACACAGGTTACGTGGGTTATGTATGGAAAGAATCTATTCTTCTCCAAAGTGATTAGCATATTCTTAAACATGGATGCGATGATCGGAAAACAATTTGAAACCGGTTTAGAGAATCTAAAAAGAATCGGAGAAGGAAAATAA
- a CDS encoding SRPBCC family protein has translation MNATNNHKLNTADREISTSRVFDAPRELVWKVWTDPNHVGNWWGPNGFTNTIETMEVKPGGVWKLIMHGPDGTDYPNRITYIEVVKPKLLVYKHGSDMEDHPGDFHVTVTFEEENGKTKLTMLSLFQTAAARDEVVEKYGAIEGMNQTLNRLGDYLTKVAN, from the coding sequence ATGAACGCAACTAACAATCACAAATTAAACACCGCGGATCGAGAGATCTCCACCTCACGCGTATTTGACGCACCGAGAGAACTGGTCTGGAAAGTCTGGACCGATCCGAATCACGTCGGCAACTGGTGGGGACCGAACGGTTTTACAAATACGATCGAAACGATGGAAGTAAAACCGGGCGGGGTATGGAAATTAATCATGCACGGACCGGATGGAACCGATTATCCAAATCGAATCACTTATATCGAAGTCGTAAAACCGAAACTTCTTGTATATAAGCACGGCTCGGATATGGAAGACCACCCCGGAGATTTTCACGTCACCGTAACCTTTGAAGAAGAAAACGGAAAAACAAAACTGACAATGTTGTCCCTCTTTCAGACAGCGGCCGCGCGCGACGAGGTAGTGGAGAAATACGGAGCGATCGAAGGTATGAATCAAACCCTCAATCGACTCGGAGACTATCTTACAAAAGTCGCAAACTAA
- a CDS encoding SRPBCC family protein — MTNKDQTVNEVVVTRIFDAPRELVFKAWTDPEHLVRWWGPKNFTSPACRNDFRVGGKYVFGMRSPEGQEFWSTGIYLEIVIPEKIVYSDSFADEKGNQVSASHYGITGEFPEETTVSLTFEEVGDKTKLTLKHIGLPTGEISEMTKASWNEMIDKLNESLK, encoded by the coding sequence ATGACAAACAAAGATCAGACAGTCAATGAAGTGGTAGTCACGAGAATCTTCGACGCGCCGAGGGAACTCGTATTCAAAGCCTGGACGGATCCGGAACATCTAGTGCGATGGTGGGGACCGAAGAACTTCACTTCTCCCGCGTGCAGAAATGATTTTCGAGTCGGCGGGAAGTATGTCTTCGGAATGCGCTCTCCGGAAGGTCAAGAGTTTTGGAGCACGGGGATCTATCTCGAAATCGTAATTCCGGAAAAGATCGTATATTCGGATTCATTCGCCGACGAAAAAGGAAATCAGGTTTCCGCGTCCCATTACGGAATCACCGGAGAATTTCCTGAAGAGACCACCGTCTCTCTGACTTTCGAAGAAGTGGGCGACAAAACAAAACTTACCTTGAAACATATCGGACTCCCGACAGGAGAGATTAGCGAAATGACCAAGGCAAGTTGGAACGAGATGATCGATAAACTTAACGAAAGTTTAAAGTAG
- a CDS encoding DoxX family protein, translating to MNKEKIKTILYWVTTVLVAANYAFAAYAYTVQGPEVVEGMSKLGYPLYFVTLLGVWKLLGAIAISIPKFPLLKEWAYAGMFFNLTAASISTGISGFETVHIVMPLVGLVLVGLSWALRPESRRLPGVWSLS from the coding sequence ATGAACAAGGAAAAAATTAAAACCATTCTCTATTGGGTGACGACCGTTCTCGTCGCGGCGAACTACGCTTTTGCCGCTTACGCCTACACGGTACAAGGACCGGAAGTTGTAGAGGGAATGTCCAAACTCGGTTATCCCCTTTACTTCGTTACTCTTCTTGGAGTTTGGAAACTCCTAGGCGCTATCGCCATCTCGATTCCGAAATTTCCTCTTCTAAAAGAATGGGCTTACGCAGGAATGTTTTTTAATCTCACTGCGGCTTCCATTTCCACCGGAATTTCCGGCTTTGAAACCGTCCATATCGTAATGCCTCTCGTAGGTCTCGTGTTAGTCGGTCTTTCCTGGGCGCTTCGTCCTGAAAGCAGAAGGCTCCCGGGGGTCTGGAGTTTATCATAA
- a CDS encoding ArsR/SmtB family transcription factor, producing the protein MVQQEATEDHLSLTFAALADPTRRKILATLRFGDVTVKQLAEPFAMSLPAITKHLKVLERAGLISRGKEAQWRPSRLETGPLKEVANWIDEYRQIWEARLDRLDDYLRELQQNEKNEQQNKRKFDNEQGKN; encoded by the coding sequence ATGGTTCAACAAGAAGCAACAGAAGATCATCTCAGCCTCACATTCGCCGCCCTGGCAGATCCGACGCGGCGAAAGATTTTGGCAACCCTTCGTTTCGGGGACGTTACCGTGAAGCAACTTGCAGAACCCTTTGCCATGAGTCTTCCCGCGATTACCAAACATCTCAAAGTTTTGGAAAGAGCCGGACTGATTTCCCGAGGCAAGGAGGCACAATGGAGACCTTCTCGTTTGGAAACAGGGCCCTTAAAAGAAGTGGCTAATTGGATCGACGAATACAGACAAATCTGGGAAGCCAGACTCGATAGACTGGATGATTATTTGCGGGAACTCCAGCAGAACGAGAAAAACGAACAACAAAACAAAAGGAAATTCGACAATGAACAAGGAAAAAATTAA
- a CDS encoding acyl-CoA thioesterase: MSLISKEFQYEIPVLWSQCDPNGHLNVGNFQVYLHEGRMVALEEAGLGYSKMREANIGPMILRSETDYKAEIRYPESILVTTRFGEFEGSRCKIFQKLIRKSDGKIACDSLSICIMFDFAKKRPWKYSEELLKAFEMHSVSSE, from the coding sequence ATGAGTTTGATTTCAAAAGAGTTTCAGTATGAGATCCCGGTTCTTTGGAGTCAATGTGACCCAAATGGACATCTCAATGTGGGGAACTTTCAGGTTTATTTGCACGAAGGTAGAATGGTTGCACTCGAAGAGGCTGGTTTGGGTTATTCTAAAATGAGAGAAGCAAACATTGGCCCGATGATTCTCCGTTCCGAAACCGATTACAAAGCGGAGATTCGTTATCCGGAATCGATTCTTGTGACTACTCGTTTTGGAGAATTTGAGGGATCGAGATGTAAGATTTTTCAGAAACTCATTCGGAAATCCGACGGGAAGATCGCCTGCGATTCACTTTCTATTTGTATCATGTTTGATTTTGCTAAGAAAAGACCTTGGAAGTATTCGGAGGAATTGTTGAAGGCGTTCGAGATGCATTCGGTTTCTTCCGAATAG
- a CDS encoding class I SAM-dependent methyltransferase: protein MSNPLSSVEPWSLVAEGYTKSTKQFLEAYSLKAMDLLGLKSDEIVLDVAAGPGTLAIPLSKSVKEVYAIDFSPAMIDELKKGTKEANVQNVFPLVMDGQKLEFPQDHFDGAFSMFGLMFFPDKLQGLKEIYRVLKPGKKVAVSGWAPVANSPLMQFLFGALRKANPEIPEPQTNVSSFENPEFFREQLTEAGFQEIDILPFSNSIEITDAETFLDSMIEGGAPLQWMKSKMKESVWNEKRRIMLEHVQSQLKQLPISLSSEAYIAVAKKPN from the coding sequence ATGTCCAATCCTTTATCTTCCGTTGAACCTTGGTCCTTAGTCGCAGAAGGATATACGAAATCCACAAAACAATTCTTAGAGGCCTATTCACTTAAGGCGATGGATCTCCTCGGATTAAAATCCGATGAGATTGTTTTAGACGTCGCAGCCGGTCCGGGAACGCTTGCGATTCCTCTTTCCAAATCCGTAAAGGAAGTCTATGCGATCGATTTTTCCCCAGCGATGATCGATGAGCTCAAGAAAGGAACCAAAGAAGCAAACGTTCAGAACGTTTTTCCTCTTGTGATGGACGGACAAAAATTAGAGTTTCCGCAAGATCATTTTGACGGAGCTTTTTCCATGTTCGGTCTGATGTTTTTTCCGGACAAACTCCAAGGACTCAAAGAAATCTATCGAGTTCTCAAACCGGGAAAAAAGGTCGCGGTTTCCGGTTGGGCCCCCGTCGCGAATTCTCCTCTCATGCAATTTTTATTCGGAGCCCTTCGTAAAGCAAATCCTGAAATCCCCGAACCGCAAACCAATGTTTCTAGTTTTGAAAATCCGGAATTCTTTCGTGAACAATTGACAGAGGCCGGCTTTCAAGAGATCGATATACTTCCGTTTTCGAATTCGATCGAAATTACGGATGCGGAGACGTTTCTCGATTCGATGATCGAAGGAGGAGCTCCGCTTCAATGGATGAAAAGCAAGATGAAAGAATCCGTCTGGAATGAAAAAAGAAGAATCATGTTGGAGCACGTTCAATCCCAACTCAAACAACTTCCGATTTCACTTTCTTCCGAAGCTTATATCGCGGTCGCCAAAAAGCCGAACTGA
- a CDS encoding PP2C family protein-serine/threonine phosphatase: MTKFFLQLKKTLKSEITFSLLQGAFGVVIFWAVLRFYLRDSVTPEPQWVILNFLYTVAVTLYSNFRMVTGRWSALLWANRSLLFSLPLPAFYGYFTFLAPEYFPVMFVFVISIQLPVLGLARSIYSTLWFITYYFVFFTLLIVFNPEYLQLHIKSIFVFLIVFFLMHVWLLRASESVRNMGNQLTRHLVETKKHKRNIQRLNRVQALDLTLARRVQQDTLPDLTRVKRPDLILAAKYFSLEKIGGDFYDVVDLGEDRIGFFISDVSGHGVASALVTMMTKAAFRNHCQEVKEPELLLSLVNRSLCGILEKQDLFVTAFYCILDKEGMLTYASAGHQPALVVRGNYTEIHELKSENTFILGIEPNWKYYSSKHQLKKNDKLILFTDGLIEAKNKMGRDYGESCFEEFLLANAKQPAGAFLDLMMFDLEEFMNGKPPEDDIAILCVDYRPIGPSLLTESDPL, translated from the coding sequence ATGACCAAGTTTTTTCTCCAGTTGAAAAAAACTCTGAAAAGTGAGATTACCTTCTCTCTTCTTCAGGGCGCTTTTGGCGTCGTTATCTTCTGGGCCGTCTTACGTTTTTATCTTCGTGATTCCGTCACACCCGAGCCTCAATGGGTTATTCTAAATTTCTTATATACCGTCGCCGTAACTCTTTACAGTAATTTTAGAATGGTCACAGGACGCTGGTCCGCGCTCCTCTGGGCCAATCGGTCTCTCCTATTTTCTTTACCCTTGCCGGCGTTTTACGGATACTTTACGTTTCTTGCACCCGAATATTTTCCAGTGATGTTTGTCTTTGTGATCAGCATTCAACTCCCCGTATTGGGTCTTGCGAGAAGCATCTATAGCACCTTGTGGTTTATAACATACTACTTCGTCTTTTTCACGTTGCTTATCGTTTTTAATCCGGAATACCTACAACTTCATATCAAATCGATCTTTGTCTTTTTGATCGTATTCTTTTTAATGCATGTTTGGCTTTTGCGCGCCTCCGAGAGTGTAAGAAATATGGGAAATCAACTTACCCGTCATCTCGTCGAAACCAAAAAGCACAAACGAAACATACAACGTCTAAACCGAGTGCAGGCTCTTGATCTTACACTTGCAAGGAGAGTGCAACAAGACACGCTTCCTGACCTAACGAGAGTTAAACGACCGGATCTGATTCTTGCGGCTAAATATTTTTCATTGGAAAAGATCGGAGGCGACTTTTACGACGTAGTCGATCTCGGCGAGGATCGAATCGGTTTTTTTATTTCGGACGTTTCGGGACACGGAGTGGCTTCCGCACTCGTAACGATGATGACAAAGGCGGCTTTTAGAAATCACTGCCAAGAGGTGAAAGAGCCCGAGTTACTCCTGAGTTTGGTCAATCGATCCCTCTGTGGAATTTTGGAAAAACAGGATCTTTTTGTGACCGCGTTTTATTGTATTTTAGACAAGGAAGGAATGTTGACCTATGCGAGCGCGGGACATCAGCCGGCCTTGGTGGTTCGAGGAAATTATACCGAGATTCACGAATTAAAAAGTGAAAACACGTTTATCTTAGGGATCGAACCGAATTGGAAATATTATTCTTCCAAACATCAATTAAAAAAGAATGATAAACTCATACTCTTTACGGACGGATTGATCGAGGCAAAGAACAAGATGGGAAGGGATTACGGAGAATCCTGTTTTGAAGAATTTCTTTTGGCGAATGCGAAACAACCCGCCGGAGCCTTTCTGGATCTAATGATGTTCGATTTGGAGGAATTTATGAACGGAAAACCTCCGGAGGACGATATCGCAATTCTCTGCGTCGACTATCGCCCGATCGGTCCTTCTCTTCTCACTGAATCAGATCCGCTGTAA
- a CDS encoding aldehyde dehydrogenase family protein produces the protein MQIFYNEPIRDFSKEENRKWISPAIQKIRNRFPIFVPAIVSGEEIKNLSKEKHTNPANKEEITTEYSLSNSSALEKAIRSSKKYFSNWSKLDPKERISILCKTGNLISENKDELCALILLETGKNIPEAEADIIEAVDFCRYYASEYEKIFKGQRIDLPGEENLYSYKPKGIVGVIAPWNFPAAILTGMCAGPLVCGNAVLLKPAEQSSAIGLYLYRLFLKAGVPNEVFHFLPGKGEEIGAEIVRHPEVAVINFTGSREVGVSILKECGNIGPDAKRIKRALCEMGGKNPIIVDGDADLDLAVEGALHSAFGFQGQKCSALSKLIILDSCYKMFQSRFVEAVSSLKIDSPEILSAKIGPVINEESKQRLEKVLGDHKNKILFQAKISEDLKNKGHYVPPTIFEEDDWNGDLARKEFFGPFVTFFRVKKFEEAIERANDSDYALTAGLYSRNPEHIEKAKRKIEAGNFYINRAITGAVVERQPFGGFKLSGVGAKAGGPDYLKSFLEPVTITENTMRRGFTADLIQ, from the coding sequence ATGCAAATCTTTTATAACGAGCCGATCCGGGATTTTTCCAAAGAAGAAAATCGAAAATGGATTTCCCCTGCAATTCAAAAGATTCGAAACCGTTTTCCAATCTTCGTCCCTGCGATCGTAAGCGGAGAAGAAATCAAAAATCTTTCCAAAGAAAAACATACAAACCCGGCAAACAAAGAAGAGATCACGACCGAATATTCGCTTAGTAATTCTTCGGCGCTTGAGAAGGCGATTCGGAGTTCGAAGAAATATTTTTCCAATTGGAGCAAACTCGATCCGAAGGAAAGAATTTCGATTCTTTGCAAAACCGGAAACCTGATCAGTGAAAACAAAGACGAACTCTGCGCTCTCATTCTTTTGGAAACGGGAAAAAATATTCCGGAGGCGGAAGCCGATATCATAGAAGCCGTTGACTTTTGCAGATACTACGCGAGTGAATACGAAAAAATTTTCAAAGGACAAAGAATCGATCTTCCGGGGGAAGAAAATCTTTATTCTTACAAACCGAAAGGAATCGTAGGAGTCATCGCGCCTTGGAACTTTCCGGCGGCGATCCTAACCGGAATGTGCGCCGGACCTCTCGTATGTGGAAACGCAGTCCTTTTAAAACCCGCCGAACAATCTTCAGCAATCGGTCTTTATCTCTATCGACTCTTTTTAAAAGCGGGAGTCCCAAACGAAGTCTTTCATTTTTTACCGGGAAAAGGAGAAGAGATCGGCGCTGAGATCGTCAGACATCCGGAAGTTGCAGTGATCAACTTTACCGGATCCAGAGAAGTCGGTGTTTCGATTCTTAAAGAATGCGGAAATATTGGGCCCGATGCAAAAAGAATCAAACGTGCGTTATGCGAAATGGGAGGAAAAAATCCGATCATCGTGGACGGAGACGCGGACTTGGATCTTGCCGTCGAAGGGGCGCTTCATTCCGCATTCGGGTTTCAAGGACAAAAGTGCAGCGCACTTTCCAAATTGATTATATTAGATTCTTGTTATAAGATGTTTCAATCCAGATTTGTGGAAGCGGTTTCGTCTTTAAAGATCGATTCTCCGGAAATTCTTTCCGCAAAAATCGGTCCGGTCATAAACGAAGAATCAAAACAAAGACTGGAAAAAGTTCTGGGCGATCACAAAAATAAAATTCTCTTTCAGGCAAAAATATCCGAAGACTTGAAAAACAAAGGTCATTACGTCCCTCCTACGATCTTTGAAGAAGACGATTGGAACGGCGATCTCGCGAGGAAAGAATTCTTCGGTCCTTTTGTTACATTCTTCCGAGTAAAAAAATTCGAGGAAGCGATCGAAAGAGCTAATGATTCCGATTACGCTCTCACAGCGGGCCTCTACTCTCGAAATCCGGAACATATTGAAAAAGCAAAACGGAAAATCGAAGCCGGTAACTTTTATATCAATCGAGCGATCACGGGCGCAGTGGTTGAAAGACAACCGTTCGGAGGTTTTAAACTTTCAGGTGTTGGAGCAAAAGCCGGAGGCCCTGACTATCTCAAAAGTTTTTTAGAACCCGTTACGATTACGGAGAATACGATGAGGAGAGGTTTTACAGCGGATCTGATTCAGTGA
- a CDS encoding proline dehydrogenase family protein — translation MNTIASENIELKVQTLGMQIFKEDESHSSRYLSKHFWIKAFLRLSFRYPNLKVEMFRFVDVLPSLHSNKEITEHFVLYLLSKNTEIPNWLRPLFRNFLRPFPISYFFGIFIRAAVLKTSGNFIAGKNFEDARKKLQNLRKKNSVFTLDVLGEAALSEKEASGYQKQYLDILKNLDSFSGSEVTNYGECPFVNVSVKCSSLYSQISSLAHDESVSVLKERLRPILRLAKEKNYFVNLDAEQYDYKEILISLAKEIFSESEFADYPHFGIVVQSYLKESKIDLIHILEYSKNRKTPITVRLVKGAYWEYEVIRSKEKGWEIPVFENKQETDLNYEECAKILLDSYPQILSAFASHNIRSLSAILAYAEHKGISKRDFEIQMLYGMGDSYKVVFKNRGYRIREYTPLGEVLPGMAYLVRRLLENTSNQGFLQNFITGRMDYSHLLKNPKESIHANLL, via the coding sequence ATGAATACGATTGCATCCGAAAACATCGAACTCAAGGTGCAAACCTTGGGAATGCAGATTTTCAAAGAGGATGAAAGTCATTCTTCCCGTTATCTTTCCAAACATTTCTGGATCAAAGCCTTCCTCAGACTTTCCTTTCGTTATCCCAATCTCAAAGTCGAGATGTTCCGCTTTGTGGACGTTCTTCCTTCCTTACATTCCAACAAAGAAATTACTGAACATTTTGTTCTCTATCTCTTGAGTAAAAACACGGAAATCCCAAATTGGCTTCGTCCTTTGTTCCGAAACTTCCTTCGCCCATTTCCGATTTCTTATTTTTTTGGAATTTTCATTCGAGCCGCAGTTCTCAAAACTTCGGGGAATTTTATTGCAGGAAAAAATTTCGAGGACGCAAGAAAAAAGCTGCAGAACTTGCGTAAGAAAAATTCAGTCTTTACACTCGACGTTTTGGGAGAAGCCGCCCTTTCCGAAAAGGAAGCGTCCGGTTATCAAAAACAATATCTCGACATCTTAAAAAATTTAGATTCTTTCTCCGGATCCGAGGTTACGAATTACGGAGAATGTCCGTTTGTAAACGTATCCGTCAAATGTTCGAGTTTGTATTCTCAAATTTCTTCTTTGGCGCACGATGAATCCGTATCCGTTCTAAAGGAAAGATTACGCCCCATCTTAAGACTCGCAAAGGAAAAAAACTATTTTGTAAACCTGGACGCGGAACAATACGATTATAAGGAAATCCTAATCTCTTTAGCGAAAGAGATCTTTTCAGAATCGGAATTTGCGGATTATCCTCATTTTGGAATCGTAGTCCAAAGTTATCTTAAAGAATCCAAAATCGATCTAATTCATATTTTAGAATATTCTAAAAATAGAAAGACTCCGATCACGGTCCGCTTAGTAAAGGGCGCCTATTGGGAATACGAAGTGATTCGATCCAAGGAAAAAGGCTGGGAAATTCCGGTTTTTGAAAACAAACAGGAAACCGATCTCAACTACGAGGAATGTGCGAAAATTCTTTTGGATTCGTATCCTCAGATTCTTTCCGCTTTCGCGTCGCATAACATTCGAAGTCTTTCCGCGATTCTTGCTTACGCCGAACACAAAGGAATTTCCAAAAGAGATTTCGAAATTCAGATGTTGTACGGGATGGGAGATTCTTACAAAGTCGTATTCAAAAACAGAGGCTACAGGATCCGCGAATATACTCCGTTAGGCGAGGTGCTTCCTGGAATGGCTTATCTCGTACGAAGACTTTTGGAAAACACATCCAATCAGGGTTTTCTTCAAAACTTCATTACGGGTAGAATGGATTACTCTCATCTTTTGAAAAACCCAAAGGAATCAATACATGCAAATCTTTTATAA
- a CDS encoding M48 family metallopeptidase, with amino-acid sequence MQLKTILLIFYVFQILFTLTMKYLSYQGDNSSQLHEQILKYFTETDIQKGIEYARSGFFASVLSDLLDFVVAGIFVFSPLSTKLESFLEKKTGNRFYLTVLFFFLIFNAVQFLISIPFQYYFGFVLEHQFGFSKMTFLDWVIYTGKSLGIAALGGSVAALGIAFLLKKFQRAWKFLVPVVALIFGLLFSILFPIVITPLFYEYKPIEEGSLKSKIISLCEKAQIEVENVYVINESKYSGHTNAYFTGWGQNRKIFLYDTLIQNHTEEEIISVLGHEIGHWTYNHQIKDIAISTVETLFLCFLLGFLFQKFKTEGSVSLREFYSPSTLPFLFLLLSLFGSLTRPVWSTMSRAQETEADIEALILTKDKKSFINTEIKLAKDNQGRLNPHPAEVFYYHSHPTTLERIRLAEDWKN; translated from the coding sequence ATGCAACTCAAAACAATCCTTCTGATCTTTTACGTATTTCAAATTTTATTTACCCTCACGATGAAATACCTATCCTATCAAGGGGATAACTCCTCTCAACTACATGAGCAAATTCTAAAATACTTTACCGAAACCGATATTCAAAAAGGAATCGAATACGCAAGGAGCGGTTTTTTTGCCTCCGTCCTTTCCGATCTATTGGATTTTGTAGTCGCCGGAATTTTTGTCTTCTCCCCCCTTTCCACAAAACTCGAGTCCTTTTTAGAGAAAAAGACCGGCAATCGTTTTTATCTCACGGTTTTATTCTTCTTTTTGATTTTTAACGCGGTACAATTTTTAATCTCGATTCCGTTTCAGTATTACTTCGGGTTCGTGCTGGAACATCAATTCGGCTTTTCAAAAATGACTTTTTTGGATTGGGTGATTTATACGGGTAAATCCTTAGGGATCGCCGCGTTAGGCGGAAGCGTAGCCGCTCTTGGAATTGCATTCTTGCTTAAAAAATTTCAAAGAGCCTGGAAGTTTTTAGTGCCCGTTGTAGCTCTTATCTTCGGACTTTTGTTTTCGATCTTATTCCCGATCGTAATCACTCCTCTTTTTTACGAATACAAACCGATAGAAGAAGGAAGTCTTAAATCGAAAATCATCTCGCTCTGTGAAAAAGCTCAGATTGAAGTTGAGAACGTCTACGTGATCAACGAAAGCAAATATTCGGGCCACACAAACGCGTATTTTACGGGCTGGGGACAAAACAGAAAAATATTTCTTTATGATACCCTCATTCAAAATCATACGGAAGAAGAAATCATCAGCGTCTTAGGACACGAAATCGGACACTGGACATACAATCATCAGATCAAAGACATCGCGATCAGCACGGTAGAAACCTTGTTTTTATGTTTTTTATTGGGATTTCTATTTCAGAAATTTAAAACAGAAGGATCCGTTTCTTTACGGGAGTTCTATTCCCCATCCACACTTCCGTTTTTATTTTTACTTCTTTCACTTTTTGGATCTTTGACAAGACCTGTTTGGAGCACAATGAGCAGAGCTCAGGAGACCGAAGCCGATATCGAAGCCCTCATTCTTACAAAAGATAAGAAGTCGTTTATCAATACGGAAATCAAATTGGCGAAGGACAATCAGGGAAGATTGAACCCGCATCCCGCCGAAGTGTTTTACTATCATTCCCACCCAACGACTCTGGAAAGAATTCGTTTAGCGGAGGATTGGAAAAACTAA
- a CDS encoding TetR family transcriptional regulator, with protein sequence MEKKRARKPEEKEVRKQSIVNALKELLLKERFPLPSSNDIAQAAQVTKGVIYFYFKTREEIFLTLYLQEANHFFEKLDRVLLQDSYSIEKVKKTILAQFTENEIFMFLGLIVPGILESNVDPEFLYSFKKATADGMDQIAKSWMKKEKELTLTKARKFILRFFFLALMLWQHNHPTESAQKAFAGKKLWLAEGDFKQELSESFDWLWQGLMRDSSPKRS encoded by the coding sequence GTGGAAAAGAAGAGAGCGCGCAAACCGGAAGAAAAAGAAGTAAGAAAACAATCTATCGTAAACGCTCTGAAAGAACTCCTCTTAAAAGAGCGTTTTCCTTTGCCCTCTTCGAACGATATCGCGCAGGCCGCTCAGGTCACAAAGGGAGTCATCTACTTCTATTTCAAAACGAGAGAAGAAATTTTTCTTACCCTCTATCTCCAAGAAGCGAATCACTTTTTTGAAAAATTAGATCGAGTTCTTTTACAAGATTCTTATTCGATTGAAAAAGTAAAAAAAACGATCCTCGCACAATTTACGGAGAATGAGATTTTTATGTTCTTGGGTTTGATCGTTCCCGGAATTTTAGAATCAAACGTAGATCCGGAATTCTTATATTCATTCAAGAAGGCGACCGCGGATGGAATGGATCAAATCGCAAAATCTTGGATGAAAAAAGAAAAAGAACTCACCCTAACGAAGGCGCGAAAATTCATCCTCCGATTTTTCTTTTTGGCTTTGATGCTCTGGCAGCACAATCATCCAACGGAATCGGCGCAAAAAGCCTTTGCCGGAAAAAAACTTTGGCTCGCGGAAGGAGACTTCAAACAAGAATTATCCGAGTCCTTCGATTGGCTCTGGCAGGGTCTCATGAGGGATTCAAGTCCAAAACGATCCTAA